GCTGTCCTGGGCGTGGGGTGCTGGGGCGGGCTGGACGGCAGGCTCAGGCCTCCTGGCTGTGCTGGGCGTGGGGTGCTGGGGCGGGCTGGACGGCAGGCTCAGGCCTCCTGGCCGTCCTGGGCGTGGGGTGCTGGGGCGGGCTGGACGGCAGGCTCAGGCCTCCTGGCCGTCCTGGGCGTGGGGTGCTGGGGCGGGCTGGACGGCAGGCTCAGGCCTCCTGGCTGTCCTGGGCGTGGGGTGCTGGGGCGGGCTGGACAGCAGGCTCAGGCCTCCTGGCTGTGCTGGGCTTGGGGTGCTGGGGCGGGCTGGACGGCAGGCTCAGGCCTCCTGGCTGTCCTGGGCGTGGGGTGCTGGGGCGGGCTGGACGGCAGGCTCAGGCCTCCTGGCTGTGCTGGGCGTGGGGTGCTGGGGCGGGCTGGACGGCAGGCTCAGGCCTCCTGGCCGTCCTGGGCGTGGGGTGCTGGGGCGGGCTGGACGGCAGGCTCAGGCCTCCTGGCCGTCCTGGGCGTGGGGTGCTGGGGCGGGCTGGACGGCAGGCTCAGGCCTCCTGGCCGTCCTGGGCGTGGGGTGCTGGGGCGGGCTGGACGGCAGGCTCAGGCCTCCTGGCCGTCCTGGGCGTGGGGTGCTGTGGCGGGCTGGACGGCAGGCTCAGGCCTCCTGGCCGTCCTGGGCGTGGGGTGCTGGGGCGGGCTGGACAGCAGGCTCAGGCCTCCTGGCTGTGCTGGGCGTGGGGTGCTGGGGCGAGCTGGACGGCAGGCCTGTCCCCACCCCTCTGCTCGCCTTCCAGGCCCAACCTGGTGTCTCTGGACCTGGGCTTCAACGACCTGACAGACCTGCAGGGCCTGGTGGGCAGCCTCAGCACCCTGCAGCGCCTACGGCTGCTGGTCCTGCAGGGCAACCCGCTGGCCCTGGTGCCCTACTACCGCGGCTTCACCATCGACAGCCTGGCCCGGCTCTGCGTGCTGGACGACATCACCGTGTCTTCCAGCGAGAAGCACCAGTTCCAGGGGCTCCGCTACAAAGCGGGTGAGGGAGCCGCCCGCCCGGGCTGCTGGGTGTCCGTCCCCAagctccctggctggtgtgagaCGTCTCTCCCAGATCTGACCCGGTGCCTGGGATTTGGGGaccaggggagggaggctggggctcctgggtcccctccctccctcggcaAAGCCTCTTCCCTTCCGTGGTGGCTTGAGATCACCCCCTGGCGGCCCTGCCACCAGCTGCACAGGCTTCTCAAGGTCGAGGCGACAGACACTGATGCCAGAGGGCACCTCCggcaggccctgcccaggccgcGCCTTCTTACCTGGGAGCGGCCTGCGGCAGAGCCGCTGCTGTGGGTCCCATCGCACAGgtcggggaccaggcctaagggGGTCTCACCGAAGGGGACCTGTTTGCACTTGGCCGCGCTGGGACCCAGCCCCCGTCTGTCCTCCCGCTTCCACCCCGCGCGCCTCACGCCTGCCCGTTCCCCCTGCAGACGTCCTGGCGCGCGAGGCGCAGTTCGTGGTGACGATTGGAAACATCAGGGGGGTTCTGGACTCCTCGGTCCTGGACCCGGAGCCGGGGCCCCAGGGGCCCTTCATCACCTACAGCTACTACGTGACCTACGACTTCGTGGAGGACGAGGAGGGCGAAGGGAGCGAATACGGAGGGGTCCTGGCCGAGGTGCGCCCGGCGGGTCCTGGGCGGGGGGCCGCTCTGGGCCCACGGGGTTTCCCTCTGCCGCTTTCCTCCCGTTGGAGTCACTCCCAGCGGCTCACCCTTCTGTCCCTGAACCAGGGGGCACCCCAATTTCTCCAGGCAatctcccccaccccgcctcccagccccggcagCGCCCCCAGGGAGGCGGAGGGGTGTGGTTCACGCGGCGCAGACGGGCTCCCTCCACCCCGCAGATCGTCAAGCCCACCCCCAGCGAGAACGAGGCCCCCGAAGAGGCCCCGGCCGCCCTCGCCGCCCCCACCGGCCCCGTCGCCCCCGTCGCCCCCGTCGCCCCTGTCgctcccgccgcccccgcccgccccgcggctTCCGACACCCCCGAGGAGGCGGAAGACTCCGCCGAGTCCGCGCCCTCGTCCGCGTCGCAGTCGGTGGAGCTGGAGGAGTCGGGGGTGTCGGGCGGGTCGCTGTCGCTGCCGGGCTCCTTGGGCTCCGCGGAGGAGCTGGCGCAGCTGCGGCCGAGAATAGACGTGCGGCTCTGCCCGTCGCCGGGGTAAGGGGCCGGGccgcccggggctggggggcgcCAGCCGGACCCCTGAGTGACAGCGCTGCGCTTCGCCCAGAGCTGATCTGGCTCCGACCCCGGGGACCTGCCAGCCCGTGTCGCCGTGTCCCTGGGGCGGAAGGCCTTTCCGATGAAGAATCTTGTGCGGACGGAGTCGGTTCTCGCTcagtgtt
The sequence above is drawn from the Myotis daubentonii chromosome 19, mMyoDau2.1, whole genome shotgun sequence genome and encodes:
- the LRRC43 gene encoding leucine-rich repeat-containing protein 43 isoform X3, producing the protein MEIDAFNLPPTLKVLELYGNIITSMKCLCAHPPPGLQHLGLGHNKLLGPLQSMYITSQHWPNLVSLDLGFNDLTDLQGLVGSLSTLQRLRLLVLQGNPLALVPYYRGFTIDSLARLCVLDDITVSSSEKHQFQGLRYKADVLAREAQFVVTIGNIRGVLDSSVLDPEPGPQGPFITYSYYVTYDFVEDEEGEGSEYGGVLAEVRPAGPGRGAALGPRGFPLPLSSRWSHSQRLTLLSLNQGAPQRRRRAPSTPQIVKPTPSENEAPEEAPAALAAPTGPVAPVAPVAPVAPAAPARPAASDTPEEAEDSAESAPSSASQSVELEESGVSGGSLSLPGSLGSAEELAQLRPRIDVRLCPSPGTVLFSTVRKPWADVIPCNYEMQHTIRDLVPLKAFLLAGTTVTIVEEKILSWPVVPPPVDSPSPAKGKGEKEKEKKEKEEKEKEEKDKKGKDGKDKAAKGEKEKKEQKGTKKKRGVSKEFRQDPPILRVLGSGLVVLEPLLAGDPLVSTLCMFGVIRTLESDRLTFLRDSKTKKTKKALEPGKAKNKMPALPGYESDYHPEPLTVEVQIQVNQCRSAEEALRTLVV